The sequence aatgttaaacatatatcaatttaagagcAAAAAAGAATAGTAAAGTAAATTCATGACTAATATATGGtgtttagaaattagaatacaaaccAACCAAGAATAAAATCtaaaagagtaaataaaagataattatttattatatttttttgagaatcaaaagaTAATTAGATAAGTGTtcaaaattataactaaaaagaagtaaaagatAAGTGTTCCCCCTGTGTcccacaattttttcaaaaaaaagaaaaagaaaaaaagacacgGCTAGAATAGAGGTGAGAAAGTGTCCCAAGCGTGTCTTATATCTACAAAGGTATGACACcttaaataaaatgtttgtgCTTTCTATATTGTTTTAAATGATTCTCAATATGGAGGCAGTCTAGGTACAACAataatattcttctaaaaaaaaaaggtacaacaATAATATTTCATCTTATTATGTTATAAGAAATGAAGATTGGAAAGTGGTGTATTgcccatgaaacaaaacaagaCTGATGAATAATACAAGACtgatgaataataatattatgGGTCCTTGGAAGGGAAGTGGATTTATGCCATTTTGTTATTACTTTCCATGGAACTAtctctataataataataataataataatatataaaatttgttaagcTTCTAATTGCACCATCTAATTTGTTATGTCATTAGTCACATaatcattctttttcttatttattttttacttctaattttttaacaatattaaatatataaatagattgaTTTTAAACATTCATCTTGAGtagttttaactttacatataattttgcattttacatattcatctaatttaatttagatgtttataactaaaatataaaatcactaaagaatcaaaaataaaaacattgtctattcatatagtatataattagtagtagatgaaaattttaatataaaaataaattaaatatatattaaattatttatttatagagaaCACAAagtttcaataattaaaaaaagaaagcagtatgacattttttattttagttataaaaaaaaaaattcttgctCTTGGTAGGTTTGGTCAAgggttatataaaaaaaaaaacaagggcatttcttaattaataatttaatatatctaaaatgaaattttcttataaaaaatactttaaTTACAGAtgactaatttaatatatagttttacaaatattttagaaaatatactataatattttataagaaaataattacaTTCTCAAGCAGGGTTGCCAGTTTGGATAAAAACATGAGGTTTCAATTAGTCCAACGTACAAAGGGGTAAAAGGTAacattcaaaaagtttagggAGGTAAATTGATAAGTGATAACAGGCTTAACAGCCCTAACTAAATAGGTAGGTATTTTATTATGTACCATTATGATACAATAACtgaattatttgtattttaaaaatgcCAATTGAATGAAAGATTATGATCTACAAAAATTAAGAGAATGTTCTGTCCTTCTATTTCTAAACTAAAATAGGTGTAAGAATACTAATGGCCCGTTTAAATGGAGGAGAGAAGGAGGGGAGTAAAGGGGAGTAAAGTAAACTTTGCTGAAAATATACTAATTTTGGGTCAAATCTAGTCTACTCTActttccctctctccctctcaatccaaacagattATAAAGTACCCAGAATAGAAATACTAACCATATTGGGAGTAATTTGCGATGAGGTTGTATTTAATAGTAAAGATGTCCACGTATGCGAAATTTGCATCTGAATATTTTCCCtctaattttttagaaagagcAAGAAGCTGCTTATTGAAGGCTTTAGCACCTTGATTATGTTGACTGACACATCCATACTCATCAAGCTTTGATTCGTCAGTTCCAAATATGGCTACATTTTGAGGCAAGCATCCGAGAGGACCCGTGTTGTGTATCCAAAAATTTCTAGCACCTTGCTCATATagtttctgaaaaaaaaaaatcaaattcatcaaGTATTGGATGAGAATTCAATGCTCCGCTGATTTGCAGTTTATGTTAGCTAGTGATCATTGTCAATAAGCTTACCTCTATTCCTGTCTCAAACTCAGCCAAAATTTCTGGAATTGAAGCAATTATTTGGTCCAatgatttggaaaaaaatgCACTGGCAATATCATTCTGGCCTATATCAAACGTGTAAAgccccttctcaaaaaaatctttttttgggAGACGCTTGCCAAGTTTCTTACCTGCACAAagttttaagagaaaaaattacTCATTAATCTGAAAATATTCATTATGTTTCTTTCCTAGAAGCAATATGTTTTGCCACTGCAAGTTTCAAAATTGGAAGCCTAGACATTGATGAACCATGCAAATACCTTTAGGTAGCAATTCCAATTCAAGAACCCGAGCTTTAAGTCTTTGAAACTGAGCCACCTGAATGCCTAATGAGAATGGGCTGGCAGATCCTGTTATTGGACGTATAGCTGATGCTGCAGCTGCAAAGTTGCACCCTTTTCGGAAATTTGGTGTGCCAATGGAATCCAAATAGGCATTTAGAAATGGCAGGTCCATTGATCTTACTGCAATattataacccaaaaaaattaagaaaacaagCTAAGGAATTTAAAAATCACTCAGTGATCAATGAGACAATAAACTTGAGAACAGAGGAAAACAGAGTTGGGAAAACTATATTAGAACACAGCTATCATGGAACAGAAATTACCGAGAAAATCAATGATGAGACGGCCATCACAGTATCTTCCAGATGGCTTATGAAAGTAATTCTGTCCATTAGGAGGGAGAAGGGTCTCAATCCCGGTGGCGACAAGCTCACCAGTGTCAGAATTTGAGtcaccaaaattgaaaatagcAGGGAAGTCGGAGACAATGGATTTGGCAAGAGGTAAGAAAATGGAGACTAAAGTGAGAATATGGAGAATGCAGATCTTGCTAGCCATGGCTTGATGCAGACTGTTTTAAGGCTAGGATAGGTTTTAGAAAGGGATAGGTTGATAGCTCTAAGTTGTGTTGAAGGGAATGAAATAATGTCAATTCTTCAAGAATACTTTCTTGGAAACGAAGCTCTCAAGGCTTATTCAAAAAACCACTGTACTTTACAATTGTGAGGCTATTTATAGATGTATAGCCTCAGTTTAGTCTCTAGGAGTTCTAATTAACTCAGCCAATAAGCTGTAAGTTATATTACAATAGGTCTATAACTAACTTGGCTTCTATTTTATCCAATACAGCTTGTTACAAAAGACTAATTGTTACAATTACTACGGGTAAACTAAAAAAGCTACTACACCATATTGATATTGTATTTTGTATGCCACTTTTTGCGTGCCAAAATCCTAATTTGTATACAAATATTACCATTTTGAAGGGAATactaaaaatttggaatttttcttgattgaatGTCACATTGACCATTTTGCATGTTTGAGgtcaaaataaccaaaatgccttgaccaaaagtaaaaaattcacCTAAACGctaaatttcatcatttttctccgaaattaatatttttaaacattGTTCAAAAATTTGATCACGTTTGACCTCAATTTGACCAAAAATCTAACCATTTGATCAAGGTGAATTTGAGCTCATATCATGGATAATTAAATTCCCTTTAATTTGACAATTCACCAGCCCATAACGGATTTAAAATATGCAAGATATcgcaaaaacaattaaaaaggTGCTCTACacttggtctttttttttttttttttataaataacgTGTCATAAAGCTTTATTATAGTTTAATCTCATTGAATTATAATCGAACAATAATGGATTGACCCAAATGAGGAGTCTTGGAAAGGTCTTGTGATGACTTTCAATTTGGTAAGCTTGAATTGCTAGAATTTCTTtgaattaaaaagaatttatcaAAATGTCAAGAAAGGATTTTTCAAATAAACTGTGTTTAATCCTATTTTCCATAGTATCAAACTTGCTCAATTCGAACATTGGCACCAAAAGGCAAggatccttaaaaaaaatagacatcATAAGTTTTCAACAACTTGCAAAACAGAGGCCAGAAagtaaaaaactataaaaagaaaagtgaaaatagGCCAAAATAACGAAAACCTTCTCTTTTTATGTTTGTTGTATTGAGCTCGGGATTGTCATTCTTGGACTAACATGACATTTCTATATCTATGTTCACATGCTTGTTTTCTTTTGCCACATGCCATGCTAACTTTGAATATATTTCAATGATTATGATGCTTGATTGGTTTGCATGCTTCATAATACACATTGTGATATGAGTCTATGAGATTCTTGTTTAGGTTCATCGAAacctcaaattttttgtttgaaagtACCCATCTTTTGCATGAAAGTTTCTCTCTTTGGTAATAAAAATTGCACCTTTGCATGAAAGCTCACATATTTATATTAAAGTTTGCATTTCTAGCATCAAAGTTTGCATATTCACATTGAAGGTTGCATCTTGATATTAAAGCTTACATTTTCATATGAAAGTTTACATATTTGCATTAAGAGCTTTAATTTTGCATGAAAGCTCTAATCTTTGCATTGAAATATCAATCTTTGCATTCAAGATTGCACCTTGGCATGGagtttaaacatttttttcataaagaTGACATCTTTACCTTAAAGtttctatttctacattaaatTTGACACCTTTACATCaaaacttccattttttttccattaggTGTTAATCTTTACATGAAGGTTTCTACTTTTGCatgcttttgttcattttgcACGACCACAATTGATTTATGTCTGTTGCTGCTTATGTCATTCATGACATTTTTGAAAATGATGCTTGGATTGTATGGCTATTTGGATTTGATGATATAATTTCTGTGATGTaaatgtgatatatatatagttccTCCTCTTTGGACATACACATGGATTTACCTATTAACTCCATAGTTAATATTGTAGATCCATGGTCCCATAGCAAATGGCTTGGAAAAGAGCatcatttttctataaataatttaaaaaaaccaaaaatgatAGTTTTCACAAAGTTAATGTAAAAATGGGTTtccatcaataaaattttttcaaggtTTTCAAATACAACATTCTGAgattttcattataaaataaataaataaaaaacctctCTGTGGacatttttactaaaaatttatgAGATTTTTACAAAAACCCctttatggaattttttttttgagtgtcATGTGCCAACTGAAACCCACACGTTAACAAGGAAGACAAGTGCATGATTTCTGACCAAAGAGTGGTATTAAATTAGTAACTTTGTCATCTTTCCCAGTGCATGATTTCTGATCAAAGACAACTCccattaatttattagtattttattagTGTCCAAATgaccaaaagaaaaaccatcCCATTATATTACTTTAATGCTTATTAGTCTTGAAGAAAGTTGGGACCCTCTTGGTGACTAATCTAAGGGTCCAGTTAATGTGTGCTTTAAGGGCATATGtttaataaatcatttaatCTAATACCATCAGCAATGATAAATGTGTCTACggcaaaaaaatttcacaattttttttttccataaactATTGACATGTTATGATTAAagaattataaaagaaaagtcAATGGTCACACTATGTGAAAGTAAATATTACTTTAATCATAACTTGTCAACTTAATAAGccgttaataaaaatatataaacaacagCTGTCCTTAGCATTGCTCATCTTAAGCCTACCTTGCACAAGCTATTATGTAGGCAGCTAGTCAGATCACGCAAATTAAATACAGCCTAGCGTTTGGATTTGCTAATTAAACAATGCAAGAGTGAACATGGcaagcaagaaaacaaaaaaaacctcaaaCAAATTTTGGTAGAAGATGATTATCATGCTTATGCAGTTCAATATTATAGAGTATCAGCACGCTAACCGCTTAAATAACCTAACATTTCACATATAATATTAACAAACTAGCAAATTAGTCTAGATATTCATATGGATGCTTAAACCAAATAAAGCAATACAtcttttgataataataataataaagatttcTTTAAAATATCCTCTATTCAATATTAAAGGTGATATGAattttgttgggggggggggggggtttatgATAAAGGATTAGACTTTTAATAGAAATCTAACCTATAAGGACAATGATGAAGGATTAGACTTTTTGTACCATGAATATACTGCTGTTGCAGCACACAAAAGGCTGCTGCTACTGCACAGCCAAATTACACACAAATGTAGATGTACCAGCATCATGGCTGGTGCAAGACAGAGAGCTAGCTAGGCCTGCTTTCACTTGTATGTTGACTACCATAGTTTATGATAACTATTACAATTGAAGTTTGTTTGGTGTGTTGTGCATTGGAAGTTTTGCCTTCAAATTATGGTAAGCCAATAGGACCCAGCGCCAAGGAGACCCACATAAATAAAGGCAATTCCATATTTTTTCCTGTCCAACGCCAACTGGAGGGGTAGCATGGGTTATGATTATAGGCCATACACGCTTGCAGTTGGAGTTGGAGGTTTGTTAGTGATTGCCTTTGTTGTTCCTATGGCACAATACTATG comes from Castanea sativa cultivar Marrone di Chiusa Pesio chromosome 3, ASM4071231v1 and encodes:
- the LOC142630045 gene encoding GDSL esterase/lipase At1g54790-like; protein product: MASKICILHILTLVSIFLPLAKSIVSDFPAIFNFGDSNSDTGELVATGIETLLPPNGQNYFHKPSGRYCDGRLIIDFLVRSMDLPFLNAYLDSIGTPNFRKGCNFAAAASAIRPITGSASPFSLGIQVAQFQRLKARVLELELLPKGKKLGKRLPKKDFFEKGLYTFDIGQNDIASAFFSKSLDQIIASIPEILAEFETGIEKLYEQGARNFWIHNTGPLGCLPQNVAIFGTDESKLDEYGCVSQHNQGAKAFNKQLLALSKKLEGKYSDANFAYVDIFTIKYNLIANYSQYGFEHPIRACCGYGGPPLNYDSRISCGQTKILNGTSVTVKGCSDSSKYISWDGIHYTQAANDHVSSEILTGKYSDPPFFENLMF